One region of Primulina tabacum isolate GXHZ01 chromosome 1, ASM2559414v2, whole genome shotgun sequence genomic DNA includes:
- the LOC142553282 gene encoding phospholipase A1 PLIP1, chloroplastic-like yields the protein MACSLSPVTNPTTRDVNNASQRLWRSFSSKELLGKTGLRRSYSENHLCCSISRVRASAMEPKLKNSRSGFFNIQLSSAMIPDSLRSFLFYLDTNKDIDVNGDNDPQEEIEVDGGKKRANWIERLMELRNKWKETQEKDEEYVGEDNDGCDEEGGCEVEYEDDVEGEAITIDRDVFSSLLRDISRSDTKLYAQLSFLCNMAYVIEDIKTEDLKRCYGLDFVTSSLEKKAEAAALKDKIDLDSTRLLVTDHPGSESAENSTQKLRPRSPAAYHDIAASAACYVQSRTKDPTNIWTESELIKEISFSPHEDECQIEEDVSSSTRIYMSEIAACVAASTMTSVVAAGEKQKEKAAKDLQSLHSSPCEWFICDDSSIYTRSFVIQGSDSLASWQANLFFEPTIFEGMDALVHRGIYEAAKGIYDQFLPEIKQHLNRFGDRAKFQFTGHSLGGSLALLVNLMLLRRKAVKPSALLPVVTFGSPFIFCGGHKILEELNIDENHVHFVMMHRDIVPRAFSCNYPNYVAQVLKRLNSTFRFHPCLNKNKLLYSPMGKIFILQPDEKSSPPHPLLPQGSALYALDSTNSSLAKNAFRAFLNAPHPLETLSDPSAYGSEGTIIWDHDSSNYLKAMNEVIRQHTRLIVRKATRQRNQLWPLLTSRSPHAWSHTCDTWDRPEMTKKILTRVAVSE from the exons ATGGCATGCTCTTTGTCTCCGGTCACAAATCCCACGACAAGAGATGTGAACAACGCAAGCCAAAGGCTTTGGCGGTCGTTTTCGAGCAAAGAATTGCTTGGAAAAACTGGATTACGAAGATCATATTCCGAAAACCACCTTTGTTGTTCTATCAGCCGGGTCAGGGCGTCAGCTATGGAACCAAAGCTAAAGAATAGTCGATCAGGGTTCTTCAACATCCAGTTATCGAGTGCCATGATTCCGGATTCGTTGAGATCATTTCTTTTTTATCTAGACACAAATAAAGACATTGATGTCAATGGAGATAATGATCCTCAGGAGGAGATAGAGGTAGATGGTGGGAAGAAGAGGGCGAACTGGATCGAGAGGCTCATGGAGCTACGGAACAAATGGAAAGAGACACAAGAGAAGGATGAGGAATATGTCGGTGAAGACAATGATGGTTGTGATGAAGAGGGAGGCTGTGAAGTGGAATACGAAGATGATGTAGAAGGAGAGGCAATTACTATCGATAGAGATGTTTTCTCCTCATTGTTGAGGGACATTTCGAGGTCTGATACTAAGCTTTATGCGCAGCTGTCTTTCTTATGCAACATGGCTTATGTGATCGAAGATATCAAG ACAGAGGATCTGAAGAGATGTTATGGCCTGGACTTTGTTACATCGTCACTGGAAAAGAAGGCAGAAGCAGCAGCTCTTAAAGATAAAATCGACCTGGATTCCACGAGATTGCTTGTTACAGATCATCCTGGATCAGAATCAGCAGAAAATTCTACACAGAAACTACGCCCTCGATCACCAGCTGCTTATCATGATATTGCAGCATCTGCTGCATGTTATGTACAATCTCGAACCAAGGATCCAACAAATATATGGACTGAGTCTGAACTTATAAAAGAGATTTCGTTCTCACCTCATGAAGACGAGTGCCAAATAGAGGAAGATGTGAGTTCTTCAACACGAATTTACATGTCGGAGATAGCTGCATGTGTAGCAGCCTCAACAATGACATCAGTGGTTGCTGCAGGGGAGAAGCAAAAGGAGAAGGCGGCAAAAGATCTTCAATCACTTCACTCCTCGCCATGTGAATGGTTCATATGTGATGATTCCAGCATATATACTCGGAGCTTTGTCATCCAG GGGTCAGACTCATTGGCATCCTGGCAGGCAAATCTCTTTTTTGAACCAACCATATTTGAG GGAATGGATGCTCTAGTTCATAGAGGAATATATGAAGCAGCAAAAGGCATATATGACCAATTCTTGCCGGAGATAAAACAACATCTGAATAGATTTGGTGATAGAGCAAAGTTTCAATTCACAGGACACTCGCTTGGTGGCAGTCTCGCTCTACTGGTCAACTTGATGCTGTTGAGAAGAAAGGCAGTGAAGCCATCAGCTCTTCTTCCAGTGGTCACCTTTGGCTCGCCATTTATCTTCTGTGGAGGCCATAAAATTCTCGAGGAACTAAATATAGACGAGAACCATGTTCATTTTGTGATGATGCACAGAGATATCGTCCCACGAGCTTTCTCATGCAATTACCCCAACTACGTTGCACAAGTACTCAAGCGCTTAAATAGCACCTTCCGGTTCCACCCTTGTCTAAATAAGAAT AAACTCTTGTACTCTCCAATGGGGAAAATATTCATCCTACAGCCGGATGAGAAGTCATCTCCACCTCACCCTCTACTACCTCAAGGCAGTGCTCTGTATGCCTTAGACAGCACCAACAGTTCCCTAGCCAAGAATGCTTTTCGAGCCTTCCTAAATGCTCCTCACCCCCTCGAAACTCTAAGCGACCCGTCAGCCTATGGCTCTGAGGGTACAATCATATGGGATCATGATTCAAGCAACTACTTGAAGGCCATGAATGAAGTTATACGACAGCATACGAGACTGATAGTCAGGAAAGCAACCAGACAGAGGAACCAGCTATGGCCGCTTTTAACTTCACGATCACCGCATGCATGGAGCCATACATGTGATACGTGGGACAGGCCGGAAATGACAAAAAAGATATTGACACGTGTGGCTGTGTCTGAGTAA